One region of Phragmites australis chromosome 18, lpPhrAust1.1, whole genome shotgun sequence genomic DNA includes:
- the LOC133898591 gene encoding histone H1-like: MPSADRPCTAAQRMAPARTTAGRTAHARPQPARRADTRPAPAALTAAAWPPRARPLGARRAHGCSLARHAHGRRARLPAALPTATLAFRPRESQPPDACPFAHGAPTRPTPVAVAALAPRLPAWPPDAPSAHLAARRPACPARRRNTHTPKQPN; encoded by the coding sequence ATGCCGTCCGCGGACCGCCCCTGCACTGCTGCACAACGCATGGCGCCAGCCCGCACGACCGCAGGCCGCACGGCGCACGCACGGCCGCAGCCTGCACGCCGCGCGGACACCCGCCCGGCGCCCGCCGCGCTCACGGCCGCAGCCTGGCCGCCGCGTGCGCGCCCGCTCGGCGCCCGCCGCGCTCATGGCTGCAGCCTGGCCCGCCACGCTCATGGCCGCCGCGCCCGCCTGCCCGCTGCGCTCCCGACCGCCACGCTCGCCTTCCGCCCTCGCGAGTCGCAGCCGCCCGACGCTTGCCCTTTTGCGCACGGCGCGCCTACCCGCCCGACGCCCGTCGCGGTCGCCGCGCTCGCGCCCCGCCTGCCCGCCTGGCCGCCCGACGCCCCGTCTGCCCACCTGGCCGCCCGACGCCCCGCCTGCCCTGCCCGCCGCCGCAACACGCACACGCCCAAACAACCAAACTGA